A section of the Delphinus delphis chromosome 1, mDelDel1.2, whole genome shotgun sequence genome encodes:
- the TAS1R3 gene encoding LOW QUALITY PROTEIN: taste receptor type 1 member 3 (The sequence of the model RefSeq protein was modified relative to this genomic sequence to represent the inferred CDS: inserted 11 bases in 7 codons; deleted 1 base in 1 codon; substituted 1 base at 1 genomic stop codon), producing the protein MPGLALLGLAAVLGVRAGAPLCLSRQLSWPGDYVLGGSAPLGSAEDAXSSPGLLWALARTMAMEEINSGSTLIPGLRLGYNFFNTCWEPVVAAKPSLVFMAKAGSCSVAAYYDYMQYQPHVLAVIGPHSFEVALVTSFFLMPHVSYGASTDWLSSRETFPSFLHTVPSDRVQVAAVVELLRELHWSWVAAVGSKDEYSWQGLCLFSGLDDAKGTXIARETWVPLPRAGSPRLGSVQGLPRRVNQSSVRVVXVFSACTARTLFSYSIRYRLSPKMWVASEAWLPSNLVMTLPSMDRVGTVLGVPRQGAQMPEFPSYVQTCLALAADPAYCASLDAGQPGLEEHVVGPRCPQCDCITLENVTDGLLQRQTFAXFAAVYSVAQALHNTLLCDTSGCPVREPVRPWQHPENTHNLSLRFDTNGNVDVNHDQKLWVRWDRTPTLRTVGTFNGSLQLWHSQVRWHTQGNQPVPQCSRQCKEGQVHRVKGFHSCCYDGTDCKAGSYQRNPGEPSEGPSHAHRCLPRRPKFLGLLLXLAPALGLVLAALGLFIWRQHSPXGSGLGWGATGLLCLGLVCLSVLLFPGRPSPASCLAQPPLHHLLLTGCWSTPFLQVAEIFVGSELQPSWADRLCSRLWGAGWYXFPPEVPTGWQVPPTEALVHCHVRSWVSFGLVNATLAFLCFLGTFPVKSRPGGYNGARGLTSAMLAYFITWVSFVPLXADVHTVSQPAVQVGAILFCVLGILGTSHPPKCHLLLWRPDLNTPEFFLGGGPGDARGRGSSGGGEETQGENKRPLSQ; encoded by the exons ATGCCAGGCCTGGCTCTCCTGGGCCTCGCGGCTGTCCTGGGCGTCAGGGCAGGGGCCCCGCTGTGCCTGTCCCGGCAGCTCAGCTGGCCAGGGGACTACGTGCTGGGGGGCTCTGCCCCCCTGGGCTCAGCTGAGGATGC CTCGTCCCCTGGGCTGCTCTGGGCGCTGGCCAGAACGATGGCCATGGAGGAGATCAACAGCGGGTCCACCCTGATC CCGGGGCTGCGCCTGGGCTACAACTTCTTCAACACGTGCTGGGAGCCCGTGGTCGCCGCGAAGCCCAGCTTGGTGTTCATGGCCAAGGCCGGCAGCTGCAGCGTCGCCGCCTACTACGATTATATGCAGTACCAGCCCCACGTGCTGGCCGTCATCGGGCCCCACTCCTTCGAGGTCGCCCTGGTCACCAGCTTCTTCCTCATGCCGCAC GTCAGCTACGGCGCCAGCACGGACTGGCTGAGCAGCCGCGAGACGTTCCCGTCCTTCCTCCACACGGTGCCCAGCGACCGCGTGCAGGTGGCGGCCGTGGTGGAGCTGCTGCGGGAGCTGCACTGGAGCTGGGTGGCCGCCGTGGGCAGCAAAGACGAGTACAGCTGGCAGGGCCTGTGCCTCTTCTCTGGCCTGGACGACGCCAAGGGCACTTGAATCGCGCGCGAGACCTGGGTGCCGCTGCCCAGAGCCGGCAGCCCGCGGCTGGGCTCCGTGCAGGGCCTGCCACGCCGGGTGAACCAGAGCAGCGTGCGGGTGG AGGTGTTCTCTGCCTGCACTGCCCGCACCCTCTTCAGCTACAGCATCCGCTACAGGCTCTCGCCCAAGATGTGGGTGGCCAGCGAGGCCTGGCTGCCCTCAAACCTGGTCATGACGCTGCCCAGCATGGACCGGGTGGGTACCGTGCTCGGCGTCCCGCGTCAGGGCGCCCAGATGCCCGAGTTCCCGTCCTACGTGCAGACGTGCCTGGCCCTGGCCGCGGACCCCGCCTACTGCGCCTCGCTGGACGCAGGGCAGCCAGGCCTGGAGGAGCACGTGGTGGGGCCGCGCTGCCCTCAGTGTGACTGCATCACCCTGGAGAACGTGACTGACGGGCTGCTGCAGCGCCAGACCTTCG CCTTCGCAGCTGTGTACAGCGTGGCCCAGGCGCTCCACAACACGCTGCTCTGCGACACCTCGGGCTGCCCTGTGCGGGAGCCCGTGCGGCCCTGGCAG cacCCGGAGAACACGCACAACCTGAGCCTGCGGTTTGACACCAACGGGAACGTGGACGTGAATCATGACCAGAAGCTGTGGGTACGGTGGGACCGGACGCCCACACTGCGTACCGTGGGCACCTTCAATGGCAGCCTGCAGCTCTGGCACTCCCAGGTGAGGTGGCACACGCAGGGAAACCAG CCCGTGCCCCAGTGCTCACGGCAGTGCAAGGAGGGCCAGGTGCACCGCGTTAAGGGCTTCCACTCCTGCTGTTACGACGGTACCGACTGCAAAGCAGGCAGCTACCAGCGCAACCCAGGTGAGCCCTCCGAGGGGCCTTCCCACGCT CACCGGTGCCTCCCCCGCCGGCCCAAGTTCCTGGGGCTGCTTC CTCTGGCCCCGGCTCTGGGCCTGGTGCTGGCAGCCCTGGGACTCTTCATCTGGCGCCAGCACAGCCC TGGTTCGGGCCTCGGGTGGGGGGCCACAGGCCTGCTCTGCCTGGGCCTCGTCTGCCTCAGCGTCCTCCTGTTTCCCGGCCGGCCCAGCCCTGCCAGCTGCCTGGCCCAGCCGCCGCTGCACCACCTCCTGCTCACCGGCTGCTGGAGCACACCCTTCCTGCAGGTGGCTGAGATCTTCGTGGGGTCAGAGCTGCAGCCGAGCTGGGCAGACCGGCTCTGCAGCCGCCTGTGGGGTGCTGGCTGGTA CTTCCCGCCGGAGGTGCCGACAGGCTGGCAAGTGCCGCCCACGGAGGCGCTGGTGCACTGCCACGTGCGCTCCTGGGTCAGCTTCGGCCTGGTGAACGCCACGCTGGctttcctctgcttcctgggcACCTTCCCGGTAAAGAGCCGGCCCGGGGGCTACAACGGTGCCCGCGGCCTGACCTCTGCCATGCTGGCCTACTTCATCACCTGGGTCTCCTTCGTCCCCCT TGCCGACGTGCACACGGTCTCCCAGCCTGCCGTGCAGGTGGGCGCCATCCTCTTCTGCGTGCTGGGCATCCTGGGCACCTCCCACCCGCCTAAGTGCCACCTGCTGCTGTGGCGGCCGGACCTCAACACCCCTGAGTTCTTCCTGGGAGGGGGTCCTGGCGATGCCAGAGGGCGAGGCAgcagtgggggcggggaggagactCAGGGAGAAAACAAGCGACCCCTGAGCCAGTGA